Genomic segment of Hydra vulgaris chromosome 11, alternate assembly HydraT2T_AEP:
gaggctggtcaacagaatctgtttaccccttaagtctttgcctaggaggccttctacaagacagtagctgggtgcatttaacatctgcccaagatgagtatttttatcgagacaccatctctagcctttattcaaccaagagccccaaggcagggggtgtttaaAGTCGGAgttggcatctcctagcctttgcctaaaaaggcatatcctacaaggcagcagaacatgaagcagattgtactaggttacatgttaccagtagcaggataacctgatCTGACATAAGTTATATTTTGTAAAGTCAAGTAAGCAGGAAAAAAGTGGACACATGAAGCAAACTTTATTGTTCGTACGGTTTATAAGTAGTAGGTTCATAAGAGATGTAATGGTATACAAGgttctcttaaaaaaaatggttttgagtTTATAAAAGATACTTTTAGTAAACACAGGGAAGTTCCACATGAGACTTCCATAGAAACTCATTAAAGAActattcttaatttaaaattaaatgtcaataaagtactgaatttatttttttaaatttactttattaaattatcaaaataggTTTTACACATAAATAAGCCAAATAAATTATCAGATAACAATATTTGATATAACATAAAACACTTTCTACAAACATACATATGAACACTTTCTAGAAACATACATATGAACACTTTctacaaacatacatatttcgttagtaattttatttgaaaaatttttaattttaattatgttttttgttttgttttacatatattaactttttttattaatttaaatcaataattaccttaaaaacaaccatgacattatttattatgatttatcAAAGTGATgacacttttaataaaaataaaatgaaaagtttagaCAAGTTTTGACTTGTCTATttcaacaatataaattttcaaaactgatgataaataaattatttacccCTTTTTCCATGCAAACAGAATGCGACCAATCATTCCTGCACCATCTTTTAACATCCATGTAATTGTGGCAGCAGTAACTGTTGCTGTATTATCACCCACACCATAAGCTTTCAACATGGCTTGAGTAGCAAGCATTCCAGTTATAGAGGAACAAAAGGCCTagaattattgtttttacacttaacactaaattatttatacattatagcAAACAATACaagtttcattattaataaaaaataagtttaacatttctattataagtaaaaaaagttataattttgttttttgaaattataaatgttatgaaacattgattgaaattatcaaaattttaaaaaagcaaaaaaaaacttgaatcagttaaaattcttttcttactttaattcataataattatacttaaaataaatttaaaattgagtaaactggaaaaataaaatattgattgaccggaaaatataaaaagtagcaaaaaacaaaacttgattgATGAACTAATAAACTTGATgatttggttttatattttttatcaattttccATTTCATTTTACTATtatgcaatatctttttttgttttttgtttttttacagatgaggaggctacttaatagtggttaaaaccctctctcaactctataactctgaaacacgaaccttgacgaacaaggccgctgcgccgagaaacaagttgagcgcggtactaccagggacgtggtggggatcgaactaaAGCTAAAATCATGCAATTTAAGTAACTCTCATCGCTCAAGaatctgttaaaaaattacttaagaaatgacctaaaaaattatttttgaagtagCTGAAAACTACAACAAgctttctttattaaaaagtaacttgcagcaaaacatttttttgcaaaacaactCCTTTCCAAAAaggaattacttttttttgaggAAACATGTAATtatcaatttgaaaataaattactaaaaactaCAAACATCATagtcaattaattttataatattttaatttattaatataatataagtttataataaattataaacatcaaaaataatcttataCTTGCAGTGTATCCCAAAGCTGATAACGCAAGTAATCTTCGCTGACACTTTCTGGAAATCCTTGAGGAagaaaaacattctaaaaagaattttaaaatatttaaaaaaatattaaattggaaataaatcacttaaacaaatatgaaaattattaaaaacaattttacttacttgaaataataactttaaagttgtataaaaacttaacaccgataaattttttgtttttttacaaaaaccatCTTCatagtaaactattttttcttcgTTTGACCCATAACTTTCATAACACAAAACTTTACTAGACATCTAAATCctaaaaattacctaaaaatataaaatgtctaTAAAACGTTAACataaaatctgaaaatttaaaacaataaaaaacattagttaaaaaattaatatatacatgcatatgtatacatatgcatgtatatatatatatatatatatatatatatatatatatatatatatatatatatatatatatatatatatatatatatatatatatatatatatagcaactgacaatgagttaaaaaatgtcataaatcaatactaattaactaataatgttaattgtttaaaaaacaataacaacatataaaatataaaaatattgttatgatatctatatttatgatatatattagatatgTTATCAATAACAAAGTATAAATAGCAAtgcttaaagtaaaaaatttaaattttcttggttaacaacaacaacaaaaataatatatatatatatatatatataaagatacaAAGTACAAATTAATGTAGATATAAACTTTGAATAATAAATCTGTAACGGTTGACTCTTATAAAGCATGTCTATTACAAGGAAAGACATAAGAAGATCACTAAAAAACTCATTTCAGATAAAAGATTCTGCTGATTTTATAGAATCATTAATCGTGGGTGGTAAGTTTAGCCTGCCTCTATGGAAAAAGGTTTAATGTTATTCTGAATGTAAACACaaagagtattttttaatgaaataacaatCTGACATCTCCAGGTAAACTcaagaaatgtttatttatgatataaaaatattgttttcagaCATTgctaaaagaatttattaaacaaatatttttatatctaacaAAAGCTTCACATTTACcaaagtataatttatttaacaacaaagcaatataatttttgacagtcagactaaatttaataaaataacattcatTAATGTTCTTCTTTTTCACGGAACTTGTGATCTTGGTCCAGGACCTAAAgcacaagataaaaaaatattaatgtgaactttttctttgttataataaaattacacaTTTGCTCATTTTGTTTAATACACTTATTCATATTATAATCAGGTCATTCCGTATCAAATcaacgcaaaaaaaaacttttttttggcaCCATGCAATCTcagattttgataatatttgGAATACAAGCTCAtattaatgaaagaaaacatCACTTCAAATTTTAATGTCTGACTCCTTACGGTTTAAGAGATATTGATACTATTATACTGACAACTATTTTTTAGGGAGAAGAACTCAAAAAccttaaacactaaaaaattaaagcttctatatgaaaatttaaaaataatttcaaaataatgtaatactttttgtaagttttttgatgcctattacaaaaaatgttaatctTGAGATATCTGAATGATatgattatgaaattttttcctaatgttttatatgtaacaaatgccataaaactaaaaaactgcaaggataatctttttaaaatccgatttatttgcatttaaagttttataattctAAACCCCCAAAATatcgaaatttcaaaaataagcCATGGAAAtaactaaattgtaataaaaaaaaattaaaatatcagaCAGTACAAAATCAATTTCACTGATTTTGTACTGTCTTCCTGTGACAGATGTTGGAATATTAATTCTTAAGAATAAGTTTGGTAATGGAACCCAGAACATGCCATCTCTAGAAGGCTGACAATATGACCTTGAAGGGTAAAATGGATGCATAAATCTAAGTTGAAAGTCTTTATTTTCAACATCAATATCCTCATCTAGTCCAATCCATGGgttgttattataaatcaaaCATGCAAATATTTCAATGCTTATATTAGGCAAGCAATCTTTAATAATCTCATcagtttgaaaattaaaaataaatgaatttttgttCAGAAACAATTTTAGTTCCAATTTTTAAGTTACTTATTGGAATGAAATTGTGATAGCTGCGGTGGAGGGTGATCAGGTGCTTTGAATTGTGATAGCTGTGAGTGCTTGGTAACACTTTTGttgaaaattgttgaaaaaaacttcaatttgaATTATCATGTTTGATAGATACATATCAAAAACTAATTTCTATGATtttattttggcaaaaaaatacaTTCCAGATGCTGTAAGTATAAGATTTATTGTTGCTCAATGAAGTCTCACAATTGAAGTTAGTTTTTTACAGTcccaccaataccatcacagGGTGAATTACTATGACTTGTTGTTGTAGTTGCAAAGAAAGACCTTGtacatttaataacaaaatcttGCTCATAGTGGCATATATTTATGAAGTGTTCACAGTTTTGTACTAGCCAGCACACCCATCGGAAAAGTAATGAACAGTTTCTATTTGATCagaaatattgcttttaatatGTTCCATTGTTAATTTCATTGCATGATATACTATTTCTACATCGTGCAGTAAATCATCTGAGATATAACATATTGAATCACATTTGAGaacattatttactttatattgctatgttgcttaaattttgttcaagtgaaaaatttttactatatctTGTACAACAAACTCataattttctcaaaaatcACAAAGGACAATGATCTCAGTACTacttaactcattttttaatttctataaaaaatcagCAATGTATGTTTAGCAATGTAAGAATGAAAAGTAagtttttgtaacttatttattaaagtattgATGAAACTACTTGATTTCTGTTAGACTTGTTGACTTGATGATTGTCAGACAGATCGGTCTCTTGTCTTCTGTTGTTTGTAACCTATACAATAACCATCATCTTTATCAATATCTTCTTGAGAGTAGAACTCATTTTCAAGATAATGTCTTAATATTCTTTATGACACAAATCTTCTGGACACAAAGGCCAACAATGTATCATGCAATTCTTGTTAGCCCTACTAAAAACAAGCATATCAATAAGTTTATGATAAATCTTTGATAATTCAACTAatcagggtcagggttagggtgcACTAATCATTAGTTAACATTTTGATGATAGTTATGCATACAGTATGTGTGTGATCACACACATACTGTATGTGTACCAGATGCTCACACCGTAATACACCATTATGGATGATTTGAGTAAAAGTAAGAAAATCTTTATATCAAGACCTTTAGACCAAGGTATTGGAAGCAGTAGTAATTGAATTTTCTGATTCCATTTgaaagttaacattttttctttaatttttcctATAAGTATATCCACATCATTTGCTTTACATTTAATTTCCTTAAATATTAATTGAAGGAATCTTCTTGGCTTAATTGGCTTAAGTGATCAGGATGTTTATTTAAAGTCCTTGCAATATCTACTTTACTGTTTTTTGAAcatgtaatgattttttttttttaccaagagCTCTTGAGTGACTATTCACAGCATGCATTATGAGAGGATTTATGTTCATAGCTGTCAAAAAAGAATTGAGATTTAagaactttgttatttttatcattgtaaATCTGGCTGCAAGTTGGTTCTCCTGGTCCATCATCTTTAAATGACATCAATTTGATTATACATTATGGACAtatcttttctttattatacaattttctttatttatgaatCCAATTGAACATCTTtctttatcattaatatttttatattattttttagttctgtaagaaatattttttaaataattatttgaagatTCGTAAATAGAAAATCCTTCATTAAACATGACGATTGTATAAAGTGAAGATTTTTAATGTGAAAtgcaaataagtttatatattagaaTTGTACCTGAGattctaaaatcttttaaaaaaaatgcaatataaatgcatatatttttcgttatttaaaaattgttatttaataattttataaattattaaataacaacttttcttaatttttttataaaactttcaatgcaaataaatcagattcaaaaaagaaaacccctgcagttttttttataataaggagttgttatatatagaaccatagaaaaaattttcagaattatATCTTTTAGCCATATCAAGATATACTCCTTTTTTATGAAGCatcaaaaaacttacaaaaagtgttacaccattttaaaattgaattttcacAAAGGAGCTttaatttttagtgtttaagtatttttagtgTAAAAGTATTTTAGTGTATACTTTTTAGTGTAAAGTATCATtttaaagtatactttttaGTGTTAAAGTATCATTTTTGAGTTCCTCTCCCTAAAAAATAGTTAGGTACAAATTTTCAACACAATTGAGCAAGTATTTCATAAGTTAAAGCTAATTGTGTTATGTAATTAGCTTAAAAAGTAAATAGCGctgaaaaaataatcaaaaaagagATTGGGACTGAGTATCGATATCTCTGAAACCGTAAAGAGTCAGACAACAAAATTTGGAATGaagcttttgtttattaatttaagtttgtataccaaaaatcagcaaaatctgagatgtcATGGTTCCAAGCATAAATTGAATTGATTTGGAATGAcccaatttttttatctagtttaagatgattaaaaaccaataaactttatttttttgttatactgATTGAAAAACTATATAGTAAAAACTAAATGTTAAATAGTGTAGTAATGTTACTTAAGCAGAGACTTGTAGTAATGTTACTTAAGCAGAGACTTGTAGTAATGTTACTTAAGCAGTGGcaccttttatttttaaataaatttatgccACCATACATAGGTACACCATACACCACCATCCATAGGTACACCATACACCACCATACATAGGTACACCATACACCACCATACATAGGTACACCATACACCACCATACATAGGTACACCATACACCACCATACATAGGTACACCATACACCACCATACATAGGTACACCATACATAGGTACACCATACACTACCATACATAGGTACACCATACACCACCATAGGTggcataaatttatttaaaaataaaaggcaaatgtataaaaaaataaaggagtttaacaaataaaaaaaaaagaggtgaaagtataaaaaaaaaattttttaatttaaattataggCATTTATGAGGTTaattgtatttatgtatgtatgtaaatgtaattaagTTTACATAgtatatattaactataacataaatataCCTTTGTACGCATATTCTAAGGCACTTGCAATTGTTGTTATATCAGTCTCAATTGTTCTTGCCCAATTATCAACATCTCCTAGTTCTTTCAAAGCTTGGTTGAAGTTTTCTAACATATTAATCCATAATTGAGTTTGTTTAGAAAACAACTCAACATGATTTTGGAGCTTTTTTGCTTCATTTTCAATCTTTTTCTGATTGTTGTAAGCTTGCTCCACACTAtaaaaatgaagcaaaagtTAAATGGAGATCTTGTTTTCGATACTTTAGTTTTCTTTACTGATTGCCCACAAATAAAGTTTCTTTGCAATCATTTAAGGTTTCTTTGCCAacatctaaagttttttttgcaaacagaaactttaaatgttggcaaagaaaaatttaaacgagtttaaaaaataaaataacagataaagaaaataaagattttgataaaaaatatttgtatttttaataatatttgattacTATATATGATTtgattactatttaaaatacagatgttatatgttattttatttttgaactcattcaaaaaataaaactacagataaaaaaataaagaggtatttaatatcaataattGTGGATTACAATATTgtataagtttaaacaaaaatttcctatgaacagtttttatttttactaaagcAATCTGTCAATTAATTGATGTACTTTTTGCTTGAAAAATCTACAGATATCACACGCAGTTTATCGCGCACagtcttatatttttttatgcaataacaTTATATCACACAGTATATTTTACGGAATtatcattcaaacttttgtaatacTTGTGTGTGGTTTTTGTAAATGTTGattaatgtttgtaaataaatgttgattacttcatttattgaaccatttaaaaaatatttttagacttatctaaattttacaaataaaagttttgagcATGACCAAAATAGAGTGCAAGTAAgcaaaaaaacatgatttttgtaGATAAAATACATGTGAAAtggtgtaaaaattttttttagcttagctcaaaagtttagaaacgccaacttttttcagtttttgcaTATCTTTTCACAAActttctctaaaatttttacagaatgtgttttatattatttcaattcaaaatacaaaccacaaaagttataaaatttaattgtaaaattttcttgaaaagaCTTTcttgcaaaagtttagaaacaactaaattttgataataattattttaaaaaagttgatatttttactaaaacctacaaaattacaatttttcaataaattagtcTCAATAAAACAGTTGGTATTTGTTGGCATATAACTATTTGGCTTTAAAACAGCATCACAGCAAAAAGGCATCaaatcaactaaattaaaaaaacatcttgaaGGTTGTTacacatacattttttaatcaaaacaaataaaagatctttgttaattgtttttctaCCAACTAATTGCTGGTTGATGTTGTTCCCAAAGATGCATGTAGGATTGAGATCTGGGCTCTGCGAAGGtcattcaaaaactttatttttgtgatttaaaaaatttcttaacagATCTGGCACAATGCTTTGGATCATTAGCCTATTGTAAGATCATATTGCGAGTCATTTTATACTTTGCATCTAGCAGCATAAGATTCTCCAAGgtgtctaaataaattttctggTCTATAATACAATTTATGAGATGAATGAGTTCCACATAATCATGACTAAAACACCTCTAAACCATAACATTTCTTCCTCCATGTTTAACAAAAGGTAACTGATAATTTGGTTGTCTGACACCTAATTCTGTCACTGCTGAATAGCATAAACTTTGATTCATCAAAGAAAAGGACATTGGACCAGTCATTAACTCTCCAACTAACAtgatattttgcaaattttatccTTTTAAAATTCTTGCAGATGTCAGTACTTTATTAATTGTTGGGcagccatttttttatttttttcgtaaTTGACATTTAAATGTATCAGTGCTACAGTTTGTACCATAAAACTAATGTCTAGTTTAATTATGATTGATAGCAGTTTTGTGAGGGTTATTGTTGGAATATCTTACTAATAATCTACCAGCCTTTTCAATTGTAACTTTAGATGTTTCAGAGCGAGGTtcactttcaatatttttttgccgTATATATAGAGTTTAAAAGTTCAGTCCTGAATAGagatgtatatattaaaaatctttttataacgTGACTTATTCCTGGTTTACAAACATTGCAAAACAGAGAAATCTttctgtaagttattttttcccacaacttttataattaatttctttatttcatttgaaaatttCTTAGCCTTTTCCATgcttaaaaaatcacttaattAC
This window contains:
- the LOC100200188 gene encoding biogenesis of lysosome-related organelles complex 1 subunit 1 isoform X3; translated protein: MLSAALKEHNLKNSTFKESQEERKRVALASISNFSNHLVDALNADVEQAYNNQKKIENEAKKLQNHVELFSKQTQLWINMLENFNQALKELGDVDNWARTIETDITTIASALEYAYKGPGPRSQVP